Proteins encoded together in one Salvelinus namaycush isolate Seneca chromosome 26, SaNama_1.0, whole genome shotgun sequence window:
- the proser1 gene encoding proline and serine-rich protein 1, whose protein sequence is MDKKSFDIVLDEIRKCVLTDQRIKAIEQVHGYFSSEQVMDMLKYFSWAEPQIKAVKALQHKMVAIPTTKVANILNCFTFSKDRLVVLELIALNISDAQNYRPVEDLFRIHLSEKKRARRILEQVCKVGCKAPVAMISSCGIIPGNPYPKGKPSQTTGTFPGTPAKKEGEETPANTEGKGIAARIIGPFKPSPSSYNPQRPVPYPIPPCRPHATIAPSKTTLILNTDHLNTKHRPP, encoded by the exons tgcGTGCTAACAGATCAGCGGATTAAGGCGATAGAGCAGGTGCACGGGTACTTCTCCAGCGAGCAG GTGATGGACATGCTGAAGTACTTCTCCTGGGCAGAGCCTCAGATCAAAGCTGTCAAAGCTCTTCAACAT AAAATGGTTGCCATCCCCACTACCAAAGTGGCCAACATCCTCAACTGTTTTACCTTCTCTAAGGACCGACTGGTGGTTCTGGAGCTCATCGCTCT GAACATCTCTGATGCCCAGAACTACCGTCCCGTAGAGGACCTGTTCCGTATTCACCTGTCTGAGAAGAAACGAGCCCGCAGGATCCTAGAGCAG GTGTGTAAGGTGGGCTGCAAGGCTCCAGTAGCCATGATCTCTTCATGTGGGATTATCCCAGGGAACCCTTACCCTAAAGGCAAGCCCAGCCAGACCACTGGCACCTTCCCT GGAACTCCTgcaaagaaggagggagaggagacccCTGCCAACACAGAGGGGAAAGGCATCGCAGCCCGCATCATTGGACCATTCAAACCA tctccGTCGTCCTACAACCCTCAGCGGCCTGTGCCCTACCCCATTCCCCCCTGCAGACCTCACGCCACCATCGCACCGAGTAAGACCACcttaatactaaacacagaccacctgaatactaaacacagaccaccttaa